The region GAAGCGATCCTGAAATTCATTGATGACCGCCTGCGTCGGGGTGCCGTTTGCCCCTTCGAGCGTATCGAGCCGCCGGGCAATATCGCTCAACAGGGTACGCATATCCTTGTTCTCCGATGCCTGCGCGGCAGCTTCGGCATCGGCCGGTGCTCCTTCCCTGGGGGCAACGGCTCCGTTGGCCCAGAAATGGTTGTCGAAATCCAGGTCCCCGATAACTTCGCGCACCATTTCGACCGGTATCACCTTCATTTCTTCGGCAAATGCCGAAAGCATCAGAAAATCGCAGATGATGTTGATCAAGCGCGGGATGCCCCTGCTGTAGCGGAAGATAATGTCCAGCGACTCGAACGGGAACTCCACAGCCAGGGCATTCCCCGCGACCTCAAGGCGATGCATGATGTAGCGCTCGGTCTCCTGGCGGCTTAACGATTGCAAATGGCAGTTGATGCTGATCCGCTGCCGCAACTGACGTAGCTCGGGAGCGGACAGAATGGCCCGCAGCTCGGGCTGCCCGACCAAAATAATCTGCAGGAGCTTGCTGTCGGAGGTTTCCAGGTTGGAGAGCATCCTGACCTCTTCCAGAAGCTCCGGCGCAAGATTCTGCGCCTCATCGATAATCAGGATCGGCTGATTGCCGCGCGCATACTGGTCAACCAGAAAATCGTTCAGATCCCGGATCAGGGTAACCTTGTCCTTTCCCTGGGTCTGAAGGCCGAAATCATCATTAATCATGGCCAACAACTGCTCAGAGGTGACACGGGTGTTAAAGACCTTTGCCAGGACCAACTGTTCATAGCGTTTATTGAGCAGGTTTCGAATGATCGTGGTTTTGCCCGAGCCGACCTCTCCGGTGAGGAGAATGAACCCGGCCCGCTCCCTGATGCCGTAGTCAAGAAAGGTCAGCGCCTTCTTGTGCGACTTGCTCAGGTAGATGAAGCTCGGGTCGGGAACCAGGTCGAATGGCTTCATGCGCAAATTGAAAAAGGTTTCGTACATACGCGCTCCGCTTTTGTTATGAAGCTTTGGGGGAATAGTCGCGATAATATGAGTAGCGCTCAT is a window of Geobacter sp. FeAm09 DNA encoding:
- a CDS encoding XrtA/PEP-CTERM system-associated ATPase, encoding MYETFFNLRMKPFDLVPDPSFIYLSKSHKKALTFLDYGIRERAGFILLTGEVGSGKTTIIRNLLNKRYEQLVLAKVFNTRVTSEQLLAMINDDFGLQTQGKDKVTLIRDLNDFLVDQYARGNQPILIIDEAQNLAPELLEEVRMLSNLETSDSKLLQIILVGQPELRAILSAPELRQLRQRISINCHLQSLSRQETERYIMHRLEVAGNALAVEFPFESLDIIFRYSRGIPRLINIICDFLMLSAFAEEMKVIPVEMVREVIGDLDFDNHFWANGAVAPREGAPADAEAAAQASENKDMRTLLSDIARRLDTLEGANGTPTQAVINEFQDRFTQLQNNVTSHMTKADSQIFNLLRKLDEIAPSHKGDSDQDMSPEPTSVGFVRRVFGGDTFTRRK